A window from Ferrimicrobium acidiphilum DSM 19497 encodes these proteins:
- a CDS encoding transposase, with protein YRKHHNYLTLVTNHETGKIVYGAEGKSAKSLDEFFDDLGEERIAKIKAATMDLGPAFAKAFREKAPNVQICLDPFHVVKLGTEALEEVRKDLWREMRKLPSPTFARKFAGARWALLKNPGTLTKRQGLALLAIKQRGGALWRAYEMKESLRAIFAGDLEIDEVNEMLDHWCKRASRSRLSSFIRLSKTIRTHRDGILASIRLGVSNGRVEGLNTKVRSIIARSYGFHSAKATLALVMLACGPIDLKLPYERASLST; from the coding sequence TATCGCAAACACCACAACTACTTAACGCTTGTCACNAATCACGAGACGGGCAAGATCGTCTACGGGGCAGAGGGGAAAAGTGCCAAGAGCCTAGATGAATTCTTCGATGACCTGGGTGAAGAACGGATTGCCAAGATCAAAGCAGCCACCATGGATCTCGGTCCAGCCTTTGCCAAGGCCTTCCGCGAGAAGGCACCTAACGTCCAAATCTGTCTCGATCCATTTCATGTGGTTAAGTTGGGAACCGAGGCCCTAGAGGAGGTACGCAAGGATCTCTGGCGGGAGATGAGAAAGCTTCCCTCTCCTACCTTTGCCCGTAAGTTCGCCGGGGCACGGTGGGCACTGTTGAAGAATCCAGGAACCCTAACCAAGCGTCAAGGACTAGCCCTCTTAGCCATCAAACAACGAGGGGGAGCCCTATGGCGAGCTTATGAGATGAAGGAGTCCTTACGGGCGATCTTTGCTGGTGACCTCGAGATCGACGAGGTGAATGAGATGCTCGATCACTGGTGCAAGCGAGCCTCACGCTCACGACTATCGAGTTTCATCCGACTCTCAAAGACCATCCGAACTCATCGAGACGGGATACTTGCCTCCATCAGACTTGGGGTATCCAATGGAAGGGTCGAGGGACTCAACACCAAAGTTCGCTCCATCATTGCCCGCTCGTATGGGTTTCACTCCGCCAAGGCTACCCTCGCACTGGTGATGCTAGCTTGTGGACCGATTGACTTGAAGTTACCCTATGAAAGGGCGAGTTTATCCACATGA
- a CDS encoding type IV secretory system conjugative DNA transfer family protein: MNVNRAHSLLVVGPTRSGKTTRVVLPNLCSFTGSLVATSVKTDLLAAEVLQARERRGRLVIIGDQRLATHRWDPTCEAVDDRQAAAIAHALVLAQPSFGVTSGDTQFWYQLAEPIVAGVLRASQLTGAPMLGWIDDPGELYRSLNTHGAHRLAEAVLAICAMEDRQRDSVLLTARGLLAPLAHGGNELPTIRVAELLEGESSSTFLVASAAEQEFLSLLFSLLLSRIVAAALESRREHPLLLCLDELANLAPIPNLDRLAAIGVGQGVRLISIVQDLAQLESRYGRSANSIINNHASKLFMSPTSDPITRSYLRDMAPDALGSRYPMFMEGSRPMVRLLTYSKTRA, from the coding sequence ATGAATGTCAATAGAGCCCACTCATTGCTCGTGGTCGGGCCGACCAGAAGCGGCAAGACGACCAGGGTAGTGCTTCCGAACCTGTGCTCGTTTACCGGATCGCTGGTGGCGACGTCGGTTAAGACAGATCTGCTCGCCGCCGAGGTGCTCCAGGCCCGCGAACGTCGGGGTCGCCTTGTCATCATCGGCGACCAGAGACTGGCGACGCATCGCTGGGATCCGACCTGTGAGGCGGTCGATGACCGTCAGGCGGCCGCTATCGCACACGCGCTGGTGCTAGCCCAACCCTCCTTTGGTGTGACTAGTGGTGATACTCAGTTTTGGTATCAGTTGGCTGAGCCAATCGTGGCTGGGGTGCTACGTGCCTCCCAACTAACGGGTGCACCGATGCTTGGCTGGATAGATGACCCAGGTGAGCTCTACCGGAGCCTGAACACACATGGCGCACATCGCCTTGCTGAGGCTGTGCTTGCAATCTGTGCGATGGAGGATCGACAGCGTGATTCGGTGCTTCTGACCGCTCGTGGGCTGCTTGCACCACTCGCACACGGGGGTAACGAGCTGCCTACGATCCGAGTAGCCGAGCTGCTAGAGGGCGAATCCAGCTCCACCTTTTTGGTTGCCAGCGCAGCTGAACAGGAGTTCCTCTCGCTTCTATTCTCCCTCCTTCTGTCGCGGATCGTTGCTGCAGCGCTCGAGAGTAGGCGTGAACATCCACTGCTGCTCTGTTTGGATGAGCTCGCTAACCTTGCACCTATTCCAAACCTGGATCGATTGGCGGCTATCGGTGTCGGGCAGGGGGTGCGGTTGATCTCGATTGTTCAGGATCTCGCCCAGCTCGAGAGCCGGTATGGCCGGTCGGCTAACTCGATTATCAACAATCACGCTAGCAAGCTGTTCATGAGTCCAACCTCTGATCCCATCACGCGAAGCTATCTGCGCGACATGGCGCCTGATGCCTTGGGCTCGCGGTATCCGATGTTCATGGAGGGATCGCGGCCGATGGTCAGGTTGTTGACTTACTCAAAAACCAGAGCTTAG
- the flgK gene encoding flagellar hook-associated protein FlgK, producing MSGGSLSIALSGLNSAQTGLDTVSQNVANANTAGYLKETTIFSNQQTPNSPIGDGVTSAVVQSTNSFGRQLTLSASAGKAYANQLQSLLASAQASFNEPSSSGISEQLNTMYNNFSALSSTPTQAASYDQVVASAKNVATTINQAAQNLTSVYNQASSSAATLTQTINSQLNQVAAINTQIASSSSTPGASNTLIDQQNQIVDQLASELGVTPISGNSGQTTLLVGGVALVQGGHVSQIAFTPSNNPISSSTSTQASVTLTASGTRVPVTGGELGATLTMMNSKLPTFGEYLNSLSTTLANQVNNQLANGASATTTSGDPLFVPSSGTTINAATISVNPTVANNPQLIAASSKPYSPGSGSNAQAIANQQTATNGAIAGWASSVSSVGLAVQSASSLTASATNIYNQAYSASQAVSGVSINTQMVNLVNYQQMYQASAKVISTVAATLQSLIQNV from the coding sequence ATGAGCGGCGGTTCACTCTCCATTGCCCTGTCGGGACTGAACTCGGCTCAGACCGGCCTCGATACGGTTAGCCAGAACGTAGCTAACGCCAATACCGCTGGGTATCTCAAAGAGACCACAATTTTTAGCAACCAACAAACCCCGAACAGCCCTATTGGGGATGGTGTTACGTCAGCAGTTGTACAAAGTACGAACAGCTTTGGTCGCCAACTCACCTTGTCGGCTAGTGCAGGCAAGGCGTATGCCAATCAATTGCAGTCCTTGCTTGCGAGCGCTCAGGCGTCGTTTAATGAGCCGAGTTCGAGCGGTATATCAGAACAGCTCAACACGATGTACAACAATTTTTCGGCTCTCTCCAGCACTCCGACTCAGGCTGCGAGTTATGACCAGGTTGTTGCGTCAGCTAAAAATGTCGCCACCACCATCAACCAGGCTGCTCAAAATCTAACATCGGTCTATAACCAAGCATCAAGCAGTGCGGCCACACTTACTCAAACCATTAACTCTCAGCTCAACCAGGTTGCAGCTATCAATACACAGATAGCGAGCTCATCGAGCACTCCAGGAGCCTCAAACACCCTTATCGATCAGCAAAACCAGATAGTAGATCAGTTGGCGAGCGAGCTCGGGGTAACACCAATATCGGGCAACTCTGGTCAAACAACGTTATTGGTTGGCGGAGTGGCCCTGGTTCAAGGTGGGCATGTTTCACAGATCGCGTTCACTCCATCGAACAACCCAATCTCATCATCTACCTCAACACAAGCAAGCGTAACCTTAACAGCCTCCGGTACTCGCGTCCCAGTCACGGGCGGGGAGCTGGGCGCAACGCTGACCATGATGAACTCCAAACTACCGACTTTTGGTGAGTATCTAAACTCGCTTTCGACCACACTTGCCAATCAGGTGAACAATCAGCTAGCCAATGGAGCTAGCGCCACAACTACATCGGGAGACCCGTTATTTGTCCCTTCGAGTGGGACGACGATCAACGCGGCAACAATCTCGGTGAACCCTACCGTAGCTAACAATCCGCAACTAATAGCAGCGTCGTCCAAGCCATATAGTCCTGGTAGCGGCTCGAACGCTCAGGCGATCGCTAATCAGCAGACCGCCACCAACGGGGCGATCGCAGGATGGGCGTCCTCGGTATCAAGTGTGGGCCTAGCGGTACAGAGCGCAAGTTCACTCACTGCTAGCGCCACAAATATCTATAACCAGGCATATAGCGCATCACAAGCAGTATCCGGTGTGTCGATCAATACTCAGATGGTGAATCTAGTCAACTACCAGCAAATGTACCAAGCCTCAGCCAAGGTCATCTCCACGGTGGCCGCTACGCTTCAATCACTCATACAGAATGTGTAG
- a CDS encoding flagellar assembly protein FliW, whose amino-acid sequence MSQVTEESTQTERVLSLPLSFPIGLPGFEGHHSFILGALGPEYGPYIGLRSSQEGGPSFVIAQPSELGIEMTVDIDDFHQSLLGIKDADEVIVMLVATLDADGGLPTVNTQAPLVINVTNWRSAQILQTNQAYSMHQEVEVPLLDASRVVAADDAVDTRSD is encoded by the coding sequence ATGAGTCAAGTAACCGAGGAGTCAACCCAAACCGAACGGGTGTTGAGCCTGCCACTGAGTTTCCCGATTGGGCTTCCAGGTTTTGAGGGGCACCATAGCTTCATATTGGGGGCTCTCGGACCAGAGTACGGTCCTTACATTGGTCTTCGTTCGAGTCAGGAGGGTGGTCCGAGCTTCGTGATCGCGCAACCGAGTGAGTTGGGTATCGAGATGACAGTTGACATTGACGACTTTCATCAGTCCCTCCTCGGGATCAAGGACGCCGATGAGGTGATCGTCATGTTGGTCGCTACCCTCGATGCAGATGGTGGTCTACCGACGGTTAACACTCAAGCACCGTTGGTGATCAACGTTACCAACTGGCGGAGTGCGCAAATCCTACAGACGAACCAGGCCTATAGCATGCACCAAGAGGTGGAGGTTCCTTTGCTTGATGCATCCAGGGTTGTCGCCGCCGATGATGCCGTTGACACAAGAAGCGACTAG
- the csrA gene encoding carbon storage regulator CsrA yields MLVLTRKASQSIVIGNDIVITILDVHRDQVRVGIEAPRDVDVHRQEIFDALQASNRDAAQSAEKLAPPNNKDD; encoded by the coding sequence GTGCTGGTATTAACCAGAAAGGCCAGTCAGAGTATCGTGATCGGCAACGACATCGTCATCACGATCTTAGATGTGCATCGCGATCAAGTGCGTGTTGGCATCGAAGCTCCCCGGGATGTCGATGTCCATCGCCAGGAGATATTCGATGCCCTCCAGGCATCCAACCGTGATGCCGCTCAGTCAGCTGAGAAGCTCGCGCCGCCTAACAACAAGGACGACTAG
- a CDS encoding chemotaxis protein CheA encodes MSRDELGGELREFLIESFENLDRTENDLVGLDLGADNHEVLAATFRTLHSIKGACGFFDLEHLSQLAHEGESLLAVLRDAPQLLGDSETQLLLDLIDGLRRYLAQVELTGGDGDEEENDLCEALQATRSYLEGGSDARSPMEPSSRPSEVQLAPNIVVFTPTVEPTPPLETLESSTPISSHVNLLDQAIRVDVELLDRLVNLVGELVLVRNRTLQIDGALQDADLSATVQRLNLITTELQEQVMQTRMQPMESLFVKLPRLVRDLARSLHKQVRLVTTGGDTELDRGILEAIRDPLVHLLRNSVDHGIESSENRALAGKDATGYIGVAARHEGGSVIITITDDGAGIDPSAVGERALRLGLVSAEALSSMSDRERSELIFLPGFSTSEEVTNVSGRGVGMDVVRNNVEQVSGTIELNSVSGEGTTVVLRIPLTLAIIPSLMLLVANQRFALPQLSVVELLRLERESMADELAFVGETLFLRRNGQLLPVVDLASLLGLREAIPNYALQLITIVVVQLSGREFGLIVDRVVDTQEIVVKPLDGFIGAIGIYAGATILGNGDVAMILDVAGIASRAALSLEEVAVTVLSGVADEVIEEELALLVDAGIAGLIAVPVYEIERIEEIDSYALEYLDDQPVVQYRDTVVKLLTVSELFGGTRDLPDSGPIRFLVPSFGVSDRVVAIREIVDITTIASMTQGSTIIAGRIVRSVSLAEVLMTELGGRHERV; translated from the coding sequence ATGTCTCGCGACGAGCTAGGCGGCGAGCTACGCGAGTTCCTGATCGAATCCTTCGAGAATTTGGATCGTACTGAAAACGATCTTGTCGGGCTCGATCTTGGAGCTGACAACCATGAGGTGCTCGCGGCTACCTTTCGAACGCTTCACTCCATCAAGGGAGCCTGTGGCTTCTTCGATCTTGAACATCTTTCGCAGCTAGCTCACGAAGGGGAGAGCCTGCTCGCGGTGCTTCGTGATGCTCCACAGCTCCTGGGTGACTCCGAGACACAGCTCCTGCTAGACCTTATCGATGGGCTCCGTCGCTACCTAGCCCAAGTTGAGTTAACCGGTGGCGATGGCGACGAGGAGGAGAACGATCTCTGCGAGGCGCTGCAGGCGACAAGATCCTACCTAGAGGGTGGTAGTGATGCACGTTCACCCATGGAGCCATCTTCGCGACCTTCCGAGGTGCAGCTCGCTCCGAACATCGTCGTCTTCACCCCGACGGTCGAACCCACTCCTCCTCTTGAGACTCTTGAGAGCTCTACCCCGATCTCGTCGCATGTCAACCTTTTGGATCAGGCGATCAGGGTAGATGTTGAGCTCTTGGATCGACTGGTCAACCTAGTTGGTGAACTAGTGTTGGTCCGCAACCGAACTCTACAGATCGATGGTGCGCTACAGGATGCCGATCTCTCAGCTACTGTCCAGCGATTGAACCTGATCACGACCGAACTACAAGAACAGGTGATGCAGACGAGAATGCAGCCGATGGAGTCGCTTTTTGTCAAGCTCCCTCGACTGGTGAGAGATCTGGCGCGGTCGCTGCACAAGCAGGTCCGGCTTGTCACCACCGGAGGAGACACCGAGCTCGATCGTGGAATTCTTGAGGCGATAAGAGACCCCTTGGTGCACTTGCTGCGTAACTCGGTCGATCATGGCATCGAGTCCTCTGAGAATCGTGCGCTGGCCGGCAAGGACGCTACCGGTTATATCGGAGTTGCGGCTCGACATGAAGGTGGATCTGTGATCATTACCATCACTGACGATGGTGCCGGTATAGACCCATCCGCCGTCGGTGAGCGCGCTCTTCGCCTCGGTCTGGTATCGGCGGAGGCACTGTCGAGTATGTCCGACCGTGAACGCAGCGAGCTGATATTTCTCCCCGGATTCTCGACCTCGGAGGAGGTTACCAATGTCTCGGGTCGAGGAGTCGGCATGGACGTTGTAAGGAACAACGTAGAGCAGGTGAGCGGGACGATCGAGTTGAACTCTGTGTCGGGGGAAGGCACTACTGTCGTGTTGAGGATCCCTCTGACGCTTGCGATCATACCGTCTCTCATGCTCTTGGTCGCAAATCAGCGCTTCGCCTTGCCCCAGCTATCGGTGGTTGAACTTCTCCGACTAGAGCGTGAGTCGATGGCTGACGAGCTTGCCTTTGTGGGCGAGACCCTCTTCCTTCGACGCAACGGTCAGCTGCTACCGGTGGTTGATCTCGCATCGCTCCTCGGTCTTAGGGAGGCGATACCTAACTACGCCCTACAGCTCATCACTATCGTGGTTGTGCAGCTAAGCGGTCGAGAGTTTGGATTGATTGTCGATCGTGTAGTCGACACCCAGGAGATCGTAGTGAAGCCACTCGATGGATTCATCGGAGCTATCGGGATCTATGCTGGCGCCACCATCCTTGGTAATGGAGATGTCGCGATGATTTTGGACGTGGCTGGGATTGCAAGTCGTGCAGCACTCTCGCTTGAAGAGGTGGCCGTCACCGTGCTATCTGGCGTCGCAGACGAGGTCATCGAAGAGGAGCTCGCCCTACTCGTCGATGCTGGTATCGCTGGTCTTATAGCTGTACCGGTCTACGAGATCGAGCGCATCGAAGAGATAGATAGTTACGCGCTTGAATATCTGGATGACCAACCGGTGGTTCAGTACCGAGATACGGTGGTAAAGCTACTCACCGTCTCTGAGCTCTTCGGGGGTACGCGAGATCTCCCCGATAGTGGACCGATTAGGTTTCTCGTGCCGAGCTTTGGGGTATCGGATCGAGTCGTCGCTATTCGCGAGATCGTCGACATTACTACAATCGCTTCGATGACCCAGGGATCAACGATTATCGCTGGCAGGATTGTGCGCTCCGTCTCGCTCGCCGAGGTGTTGATGACCGAGCTTGGAGGTAGACATGAGCGAGTCTGA
- a CDS encoding chemotaxis protein CheW, translating into MSESEQFCTLFIGEYRCAVSVLSVLEVLSCQRLTPIPLAPNTVAGLLNLRGQILTVLDLRASLLDPGYEVSESPMILVLERDGQPLAFLVDAIGDVIQPSSDELLPPPETIPPRLRRLTTAVIHQGDLITLVFDAERVAQAGCAA; encoded by the coding sequence ATGAGCGAGTCTGAACAGTTTTGTACCCTCTTCATCGGCGAGTATAGGTGCGCGGTATCGGTGCTGAGCGTTCTAGAAGTACTGTCGTGCCAAAGGCTCACACCCATACCGCTGGCACCGAACACCGTTGCCGGCCTTCTCAACCTCCGAGGCCAGATTCTCACCGTCTTGGACTTGCGCGCGTCATTGCTGGATCCAGGTTATGAGGTGAGTGAGTCACCGATGATCTTGGTGTTGGAGCGAGATGGCCAGCCGCTAGCCTTCCTCGTCGACGCGATTGGGGATGTGATCCAACCCTCAAGCGATGAGCTCCTACCGCCGCCAGAGACTATCCCTCCGCGGCTACGAAGGTTGACGACGGCGGTGATCCATCAGGGCGACCTTATTACGCTGGTGTTTGATGCAGAGCGGGTTGCGCAGGCTGGATGTGCTGCATAG
- a CDS encoding chemotaxis protein CheB: MCCIVARILIADDSNVIRTRVASWIAHEHDLELVGQAENGARCVDLFQRLKPDVIILDVEMPELDGIETLRQIRAIDATVPVIMFSALTELGSRTTVASMLAGATDHVAKPASFRVEDETRRLLIARVRSLVRLRVFVSLTSSSTSVIEHHETQIPEAPEIIVVAASTGGPPALREFLTAVGRIEVPIVVVQHIPAHFLGLLVEQLATMLAADVAIGIDGEALTAGSVRFAPSGTHIEVRSREGRMLLGYSDLPPVNSCKPSADILFASAAMTARRPIAVILSGMGSDGLVGAGTIVANGGGVYAQDRRSSAVWGMPGSVVDQGLARLVGPPDRIGARIRLLSQRAVRV; the protein is encoded by the coding sequence ATGTGCTGCATAGTGGCGAGGATTCTGATCGCCGACGATTCGAATGTGATTCGCACTCGTGTCGCCTCCTGGATCGCCCATGAACACGATCTTGAGCTTGTGGGACAGGCGGAGAATGGTGCGAGGTGCGTAGATCTCTTCCAACGGCTAAAGCCGGATGTGATCATACTCGACGTCGAGATGCCCGAACTCGATGGTATCGAGACGCTGCGCCAGATACGAGCCATCGATGCAACGGTGCCCGTTATTATGTTCTCGGCGCTCACAGAGCTGGGGAGTCGGACCACTGTGGCGTCGATGTTGGCGGGGGCGACCGACCACGTAGCCAAACCGGCTTCATTTCGGGTTGAAGATGAGACTCGACGACTACTTATCGCGCGGGTGAGGAGTCTCGTGCGACTACGCGTCTTTGTGTCCTTAACTAGTTCATCAACCTCGGTGATCGAACACCATGAGACCCAGATTCCGGAGGCTCCAGAGATCATCGTGGTCGCAGCCTCCACAGGTGGGCCGCCGGCGCTTCGCGAGTTTCTAACCGCCGTAGGACGAATCGAGGTTCCCATCGTGGTCGTCCAACATATACCAGCGCACTTCCTGGGTCTGCTGGTTGAGCAGCTGGCGACGATGCTCGCAGCCGATGTTGCCATCGGTATAGATGGCGAGGCTCTCACCGCTGGCTCCGTTCGATTCGCCCCTAGTGGTACTCACATTGAAGTGCGAAGTCGCGAAGGTCGAATGCTGCTTGGGTACTCGGATCTCCCTCCGGTGAACTCATGCAAGCCCTCTGCCGACATCCTCTTTGCCTCGGCGGCCATGACTGCTCGTCGGCCGATTGCCGTCATCCTCTCTGGTATGGGTTCAGATGGTCTCGTAGGTGCAGGCACGATCGTCGCGAATGGCGGTGGTGTATATGCACAGGATCGCAGGAGTTCAGCGGTCTGGGGGATGCCTGGATCTGTCGTCGACCAGGGGTTGGCACGACTGGTCGGGCCCCCTGACAGGATCGGTGCCAGAATTCGACTGCTGTCGCAGCGAGCGGTAAGGGTGTAG
- a CDS encoding CheR family methyltransferase yields the protein MSVTLATYNRLAGFLNSEIALQLGDGRSYLVEHRLSPLLIRFGVDSLDELVCQLVGDRDPLLIQAVIDAMVTSETSFFREPATFDLVRTRVIPRLFEERQGRALRVWSGAAASGQEAYSVAMLLIDRFPSLARTANILATDVSFRMVQRTRLGWYSELEVERGLPRPLLGRFLVPERNGYKVRPELAALVAARQMNLAKPWQVLGTFDLVFLRNILIYFSPEVKRRVAGQLVEHLNPGSVVVMAAAESLPDIGRRFEKVVATESHILRFVG from the coding sequence GTGTCGGTAACTCTGGCTACCTATAATCGCCTTGCAGGGTTTCTCAATTCGGAGATCGCCCTTCAACTCGGGGATGGGCGTAGCTACCTTGTGGAGCACCGCCTGAGCCCTCTGCTGATTCGTTTCGGGGTCGACAGCCTTGATGAGCTGGTTTGTCAACTCGTCGGGGATCGTGATCCGCTTCTCATACAGGCGGTGATCGATGCAATGGTAACATCAGAGACCTCCTTTTTTAGGGAGCCTGCGACATTTGATCTTGTGCGCACTAGGGTGATTCCCCGTCTCTTTGAGGAACGCCAAGGGAGAGCACTTCGAGTCTGGTCGGGTGCCGCTGCCTCCGGGCAGGAGGCGTACTCGGTTGCAATGCTACTCATTGACCGATTCCCGTCACTGGCTAGAACAGCAAACATACTCGCCACCGATGTGTCGTTTCGCATGGTTCAGCGGACGCGTCTTGGTTGGTACTCCGAGCTCGAAGTGGAGCGAGGGCTTCCACGTCCTCTCCTGGGACGTTTCCTGGTGCCTGAACGCAATGGTTATAAAGTGCGACCTGAACTTGCCGCCTTGGTTGCGGCGAGACAGATGAACTTGGCGAAACCTTGGCAAGTGTTGGGAACCTTCGACCTCGTCTTTTTGCGCAACATCCTAATCTATTTCTCCCCTGAGGTCAAGAGGCGCGTAGCCGGGCAGCTGGTAGAGCATCTTAATCCAGGGAGTGTCGTTGTCATGGCTGCAGCTGAGTCATTGCCAGACATAGGTAGACGCTTTGAGAAGGTGGTGGCCACTGAGTCTCATATTCTCCGCTTTGTTGGCTAG
- a CDS encoding GntR family transcriptional regulator, protein MVKSNTVPLSHSAYVSIRSAIVSLAIEPGSFLLDRDIADLVGASRTPVREALARLEVEGWLESVPRKGYRVRLIDFGELPEVSEMIASLEAAAATRLAKTPNAVVFSMLRELNEQMVAGVEHENPDEFILLDDRFHRVLLGEAAHYPLSGGVYALLVDQLHRARLMMPPTVAEQDHHVNEHRLLILSMELGDSQAASLLSRSHRMRIVERLSRLMVQGHEADESAPAGQLIVPRPKSRMSLRRLRETRQEP, encoded by the coding sequence GTGGTCAAGTCCAATACCGTGCCGTTGTCTCACAGCGCCTATGTGAGTATTCGTTCGGCGATCGTATCACTCGCGATCGAGCCGGGAAGCTTTCTGCTGGATCGCGATATTGCTGATCTGGTCGGTGCATCTAGAACACCGGTTCGCGAAGCGTTGGCGCGTCTTGAGGTAGAGGGGTGGCTAGAGTCAGTTCCACGCAAGGGGTATCGCGTGCGCCTCATCGATTTTGGAGAGCTGCCGGAGGTCTCTGAGATGATCGCGAGTCTGGAGGCAGCTGCGGCGACTCGTCTCGCCAAAACTCCAAATGCAGTCGTGTTCTCTATGTTGCGAGAGCTTAACGAGCAGATGGTTGCTGGGGTTGAACATGAGAACCCAGATGAGTTCATCCTGCTCGATGACCGATTTCATCGAGTTCTGCTTGGGGAGGCGGCTCACTATCCTCTGAGCGGTGGTGTCTATGCGTTGCTTGTCGATCAGCTCCATCGTGCTCGGCTGATGATGCCACCAACAGTCGCTGAGCAGGACCACCATGTGAACGAGCACCGGTTGCTGATTCTCTCCATGGAGCTCGGTGATAGTCAGGCGGCATCGCTTCTCTCGCGGAGTCATCGAATGCGTATCGTCGAGCGGTTGAGCCGACTGATGGTCCAGGGTCACGAGGCAGATGAATCCGCGCCTGCAGGTCAACTTATCGTTCCACGCCCCAAGTCGCGGATGAGTTTGCGTCGACTCCGCGAAACTAGGCAAGAACCTTAA
- a CDS encoding response regulator, with the protein MRILVVDDSRAMRLIVMRQLRQAGFDDAEFIEAQDGVEALQRLSESVVDLVLSDWNMPEMNGLEFLRELRSQGEQVPFGFVTSEGTPDMVRLARESGASFLISKPFTPDNFRDALDAVGVR; encoded by the coding sequence ATGAGGATCTTGGTGGTCGACGATTCGCGTGCAATGCGACTCATCGTGATGCGCCAGTTGCGTCAAGCTGGTTTTGATGACGCCGAGTTTATCGAGGCCCAGGATGGGGTGGAGGCGCTGCAGCGCTTGAGCGAGTCGGTGGTAGACCTAGTGCTCTCGGACTGGAACATGCCGGAGATGAACGGGCTCGAATTTTTACGCGAGCTTCGTTCTCAAGGTGAGCAGGTTCCGTTTGGCTTTGTTACATCTGAAGGAACTCCTGACATGGTTCGCCTCGCCCGTGAATCAGGGGCCTCGTTCCTGATCTCCAAGCCATTTACTCCCGATAATTTCCGCGATGCCCTAGATGCAGTCGGAGTCCGGTGA
- a CDS encoding chemotaxis protein CheX produces the protein MQMTQWSSALLDGIHSLEGGILPSLVGEPEIHDEGIPANLPGAWVGLVGDRLSLQLGLVAEFVTLELLTANMIGKRDNLTDLEITDAIAEVVNVIGGVAKRMVIEADPSLRSGLPMFLFGRLRVPTGTTSEVFRLSTALGELHLVSISDSSDEL, from the coding sequence ATGCAGATGACGCAGTGGTCGAGTGCCTTGCTTGACGGTATTCACTCACTCGAAGGAGGGATCTTGCCTTCGTTGGTCGGTGAGCCTGAGATTCATGACGAGGGTATCCCAGCTAACCTGCCTGGCGCATGGGTCGGCCTGGTTGGTGATCGGTTATCATTGCAGTTGGGGCTGGTGGCAGAGTTCGTGACCTTGGAACTTCTCACCGCGAACATGATTGGCAAACGTGATAACCTGACCGATCTGGAGATCACGGATGCAATCGCCGAAGTGGTGAATGTCATTGGTGGAGTAGCCAAGAGGATGGTAATCGAGGCCGACCCCAGTCTGCGCTCTGGCTTGCCAATGTTCCTCTTCGGGCGTCTTCGAGTGCCAACCGGGACGACGAGTGAGGTCTTCCGGCTGTCGACCGCGCTAGGTGAACTGCACCTCGTATCAATCAGTGACAGTAGTGACGAGCTATGA